One genomic region from Nymphaea colorata isolate Beijing-Zhang1983 chromosome 10, ASM883128v2, whole genome shotgun sequence encodes:
- the LOC116263253 gene encoding uncharacterized protein LOC116263253, translated as MLRAVIQRARCAVAVTRIPTNHSPFFSVPRVIDPKFDCGQSPPSSHSHPFSSASKSTGAKGSKAKPKEKTKGESPAKSEDAAALDDLDFDLPLDDHERAYDEDDKSLDIGPKGLPLFTQATSIAELTRKDVCSYMDFSMDELIGVLAEGLPLGITKEFEETKRSALLIRQSFLDLRDNFRRVVDPPIQQDSKSLKVRKQIVLDGPISCGKSIALAMLVAWARSQGWIVFYVPYGRNWTHGGFFYKNPQTGLWDTPIQATKILQDFLKFNEAQMQKLLCQYLEPIPLGEGAGVGMMKGVDTMAMPEGSTLYDLIQTGLTYSHASVGVVVHLRKELSLIKDIPVLIAVDQYNNWFTFSEYQEPVTARSCRPIHAKELSTVNAFRSMMHEDMMVGAFSHSTAVGKLRKDLPDVPLDARIFFPRYSLDEAAAVCHYYRRQRLIRRDGFSEDKWKRIYYLANGNGAEMRWLVPFM; from the exons ATGCTGCGCGCCGTCATCCAGCGTGCTCGCTGCGCGGTCGCCGTCACTCGAATTCCCACAAATCATTCACCTTTTTTTTCCGTCCCTCGCGTCATCGACCCAAAGTTCGACTGCGGCCaatctcctccttcctcccatTCTCATCCCTTCTCCTCCGCTTCCAAATCCACTGGAGCCAAAGGCTCCAAGGCCAAGCCCAAAGAGAAGACCAAGGGCGAGTCTCCTGCGAAATCTGAAGATGCCGCTGCGCTTGACGACCTCGACTTCGATCTCCCATTGGATGATCACGAGAGAGCCTACGACGAAGACGATAAGAGCTTGGACATTGGGCCGAAGGGGCTGCCACTTTTCACCCAGGCGACGTCTATCGCCGAACTCACCCGAAAGGACGTGTGCAGCTACATGGATTTTAG CATGGACGAGTTGATTGGAGTGTTGGCGGAAGGATTGCCTCTTGGGATAACGAAGGAATTCGAGGAAACAAAACGAAGTGCTCTGCTAATTAGGCAGAGCTTCCTAGACCTTCGAGACAATTTCAGACGCGTGGTTGATCCGCCAATTCAGCAAGATAGTAAAT CGCTAAAAGTAAGGAAACAGATTGTCTTGGATGGTCCTATTAGCTGTGGAAAAAGTATTGCCCTTGCTATGCTCGTGGCTTGGGCGCGAAGCCAAGGTTGGATTGTTTTCTATGTCCCATATGGAAGGAATTGGACCCATGGTGGGTTTTTCTACAAGAATCCACAGACCGGCTTGTGGGACACACCTATTCAGGCTACAAAAATTCTCCAG gATTTTCTTAAATTCAATGAAGCTCAGATGCAGAAATTACTTTGCCAATATTTAGAACCTATTCCCTTGGGTGAGGGTGCTGGTGTTGGAATGATGAAAGGTGTTGACACGATGGCAATGCCAGAAGGTTCTACTTTGTATGATTTAATTCAAACAGGCCTTACATATTCACATGCTTCTGTTGGAGTTGTTGTGCACTTGAGGAAGGAGTTATCCCTTATTAAAGATATCCCAGTGCTTATCGCTGTTGATCAA TACAATAATTGGTTTACATTTAGTGAGTATCAAGAGCCAGTAACAGCCCGTTCTTGTCGGCCAATCCATGCGAAAGAATTGTCAACA gTAAATGCTTTTCGATCTATGATGCATGAGGATATGATGGTCGGTGCATTTTCCCATTCCACAGCAGTAGGCAAACTGAGGAAAGACTTACCAGATGTTCCACTTGATGCACGCATATTCTTTCCACGTTACAGCTTGGATGAAGCTGCTGCTGTATGTCATTATTACCGTAG GCAGCGACTCATTCGTCGGGATGGATTCTCGGAGGATAAGTGGAAGAGAATATACTATCTAGCAAATGGTAATGGTGCAGAAATGAGGTGGTTGGTTCCCTTTATGTAG